A region of Vigna radiata var. radiata cultivar VC1973A chromosome 6, Vradiata_ver6, whole genome shotgun sequence DNA encodes the following proteins:
- the LOC106765112 gene encoding CBL-interacting serine/threonine-protein kinase 11, whose translation MPEIEQAAAESTVLFEKYEVGRLLGCGAFAKVYHARNTSTGQSVAVKVVSKKKLAATGMASNVKREIAIMSRLHHPNIVKLHEVLATKTKIYFILEFAKGGELFARIAKSRFGEDLARRFFQQLISAVGYCHARGVFHRDLKPENLLLDEQANLKVSDFGLGAVKEQMEVDGMLHTLCGTPAYVAPEILAKKGYDGAKVDVWSCGVILFVLVAGYLPFNDPNLMVMYRKIYKGEYRCPRWFSTELRRFLARLLDTNPEKRITVDEILKEEWFKKGYKEVTFGDLGLEWKSEGDDVKDLNAFDIISFSTGLNLSGLFDSLKEVEEGERFLLKESPEKVVEKVVAAAASVEGIIVRRRKQCGVELEGCDGNFAALVEVYRLSAELVVVEVRRRDGNGGVFRDVWSNKLRPYLCAASSSTTSDREETGAQPVAGES comes from the coding sequence ATGCCGGAAATTGAGCAGGCGGCGGCGGAGAGCACCGTCTTGTTTGAAAAATACGAGGTGGGAAGGCTCCTAGGATGCGGCGCGTTCGCGAAGGTGTACCACGCGCGTAACACCAGCACGGGGCAAAGCGTGGCAGTGAAAGTGGTAAGCAAGAAGAAACTAGCCGCAACGGGTATGGCCTCCAACGTGAAGCGCGAGATTGCCATCATGAGCCGTCTTCACCACCCCAACATCGTGAAACTCCACGAAGTGTTGGCGACCAAGACGAAAATCTACTTCATCTTGGAATTCGCGAAAGGAGGCGAGCTCTTCGCGAGAATCGCGAAAAGTCGATTCGGCGAAGATCTCGCGCGACGGTTTTTCCAGCAGTTGATCTCCGCCGTCGGGTACTGCCATGCGCGGGGCGTTTTCCACCGCGACTTGAAGCCGGAGAATCTACTGCTGGACGAGCAGGCGAACCTCAAAGTCTCCGACTTTGGACTCGGCGCGGTGAAGGAGCAGATGGAGGTGGATGGGATGCTGCACACGCTATGTGGGACCCCTGCTTACGTGGCACCGGAGATTTTGGCGAAGAAGGGTTACGACGGGGCTAAAGTTGATGTTTGGTCTTGTGGGGTTATTCTCTTTGTTCTTGTGGCTGGGTATCTACCGTTCAATGACCCGAATCTTATGGTGATGTACAGGAAGATTTACAAGGGGGAGTATCGATGTCCGAGGTGGTTTTCGACGGAGTTAAGGAGGTTTCTGGCGAGGTTATTGGATACGAATCCCGAGAAGAGGATAACCGTCGATGAGATTTTGAAGGAGGAGTGGTTCAAAAAGGGGTACAAGGAGGTTACATTTGGCGATTTGGGTTTGGAGTGGAAGAGTGAAGGTGATGATGTGAAGGATTTGAACGCGTTTGATATAATTTCTTTCTCCACAGGCTTGAATCTCTCCGGTTTGTTTGATTCGTTGAAGGAGGTGGAAGAAGGAGAGAGGTTTCTGCTTAAGGAGTCGCCGGAGAAGGTGGTGGAGAAGGTAGTTGCGGCGGCGGCTTCTGTGGAGGGTATTATCGTGCGGAGGAGGAAGCAGTGTGGGGTGGAGTTGGAGGGGTGTGATGGTAATTTCGCAGCTTTGGTGGAGGTTTACCGGTTATCGGCGGAACTGGTTGTGGTTGAGGTGAGAAGGAGGGATGGGAATGGCGGAGTTTTCAGGGATGTGTGGAGCAATAAGCTGAGGCCGTATCTCTGTGCTGCCAGTAGCAGTACGACGTCGGATCGGGAGGAAACCGGTGCGCAGCCGGTTGCCGGTGAATCATGA